One window of the Triticum dicoccoides isolate Atlit2015 ecotype Zavitan chromosome 3B, WEW_v2.0, whole genome shotgun sequence genome contains the following:
- the LOC119276342 gene encoding loricrin-like, whose amino-acid sequence MACFLRPSSCIAYLLVVLALCCGTQHRRVEASSRLTQHPRILTTVSVMKPSYPTITTPTSASYAMPMSSRFPSLADANGGGDVGGGGIGGGGAAGGATGGGGAAGGATGGGGTAGGGVGGGGATGGGAAGGVGGGGAAGGIGGGGGGGGTWCVASQSASTSALQVALDYACGYSGVDCSAIQTGGSCFNPDTIHDHASYAFNSYYQKNPLPTSCDFGGTATITTTDPSSGSCQYPASSGGAQGNMMPPPSPTTLTPTTPMTPTPMTPFTPTPMTPDTPSTGTPMYGSSSPPDFGSMSPPGPGSNSPPDYSDVGAAPATTMGRATLALVSILAATLSMSLAT is encoded by the exons ATGGCTTGTTTTCTTAGGCCGTCGAGCTGCATTGCCTACCTTCTCGTCGTCCTTGCCTTGTGCTGCG GAACACAACACCGGAGAGTAGAAGCATCCAGCCGACTCACCCAACATCCGAGGATCCTGACCACCGTCTCGGTGATGAAACCCTCGTACCCCACGATCACCACGCCCACTTCCGCATCCTACGCCATGCCGATGTCCTCCAGGTTCCCGTCGCTGGCGGatgcgaacggcggcggtgacGTCGGCGGAGGTGGCATTGGCGGTGGCGGTGCTGCTGGTGGTGCCACCGGCGGTGGCGGTGCTGCTGGTGGTGCCACCGGCGGTGGTGGTACTGCTGGCGGTGGCGTGGGGGGCGGCGGTGCTACGGGCGGGGGAGCTGCcggtggcgtgggcggcggcggtgctgcTGGAGGcatcggcggtggcggtggcggtggcgggacGTGGTGCGTGGCGAGCCAGAGCGCGAGCACGTCCGCGCTGCAGGTAGCGCTGGACTATGCGTGCGGCTACAGCGGCGTAGACTGCTCGGCGATCCAGACAGGCGGGAGCTGCTTCAACCCGGATACCATCCACGACCATGCATCCTACGCCTTCAACAGCTACTACCAGAAGAACCCTCTCCCCACCAGCTGCGACTTTGGCGGCAcggccaccatcaccaccaccgatCCCA GCTCAGGATCGTGCCAGTATCCAGCGTCAAG CGGCGGCGCTCAAGGGAACATGATGCCCCCGCCATCACCGACCACTCTGACGCCGACCACGCCGATGACTCCGACGCCAATGACCCCATTCACCCCGACGCCAATGACGCCCGACACCCCTAGCACCGGGACGCCTATGTATGGATCAAGCTCGCCTCCAGACTTCGGGTCGATGTCCCCTCCAGGCCCAGGATCAAACTCACCTCCGGACTACAGCGACGTCGGCGCCGCCCCGGCGACGACGATGGGCAGGGCAACGCTGGCTCTCGTCTCCATCCTTGCCGCGACGCTATCGATGAGCCTCGCCACATGA